A region of the Leeuwenhoekiella sp. MAR_2009_132 genome:
TATAAGTTCATTTACACTCCAATACGCTAATAAACTCTCTATTTTCTCTACGTAGTCTTCGTATTTTAAGGGTTTTAAAACGTAACCGGCAATACCAATCTCATAACATTCTTTTACATCATTATGATTATTAGAAGTTGTTAAAATAACAGTAGGAATATATTTAAGGTAAGAGTCGTTTTTTAAAATCTTTAAAAACTCAATACCGTTAATCTTCGGCATATTGAGATCTAAAAGAATAATATCTGGCAAATTGCTTTTGTCCTGTAATATAGTCAACGCTTCCTCTCCATTTTTTGCTTCAACTAAGTGATGTTTTAAATCACTTTTGCTCAAAACACGTTTTAGCTTCATGACTTCAATACGGTCATCTTCAATAAGTAATATAGATAAAACTCGTTTTTTCATTAGATAGCTATAAGATGGGAAATTGTTATCGGGTAAAGTTGCAAAAAACTTAACCTTGAATCATGTAAAAAACGTTAACCTGACGTTTTAATGTAGACGAATGACGTTTAACTATAGTTGAGTGGTTATTACTTGTACATTTCTACAATGGTCAAAGCTATAAAAATTGCAGTGTTAAAGCTTAAATGCTATACGCTTCCAATAGATTATACCCTTACCTTTTTAAAATACTCTCGGGCGCGAACCATAACTTTAGGAGCTAAAATAAGTGTAGTAAGCATCGTAGGAATCGCCATTAATGCAAAAAATGTATCGATAAGATTAATCATTAAACTTAATGATGTAGTCGCACCTAATAATATACTACCTATGTAAAAGTAATTATAAAGGTATTTATACTTCGTACCAAATATAAAAGAAAGGCATTTTGTACCATAATACGAGTAAGAAAATAACGAACTTATACTAAAAACAGCTATACAGATTAATAATACGTACGCTCCAAAACCAGGCATAGCATCAGAAAATGCCTTTGCGGTTAAACTTACGCCATTTGCCTCACTAGTCTGCCAGACACCAGTTACTAAAATACTTAATGCCGTAAGTGTACAAACAATAATGGTGTCTATAAATGGGCCTAACATTGCTACCAAACCCTCACGTATAGGTTCATTTGTTTTTGCTGCACCGTGAGCCATAGGAGCCGTACCTATACCTGCTTCATTAGAAAATGCACCTCTGCGAATTCCTAGCACAATTAATGCTCCCACAACACCACCAAACATAGGATCTCCTGTGTAGTTATTAGCCGCAAAAGCATCTGTAAAGATGAGCTTAAAATATAATGGCACTTCCGAAGCATTAATAAATAAAATTGCGAGAACAGCAATAAAATAGAGACCTACCATTACAGGTACTATACGCGATGCAGTTTTACTTATTCGGTTTAAGCCACCTAAAACCACAACGCCGGTAATTACCGCAAGTACAATACCTATAGTTAAATCTGTAGAAAAACTTTTAGCAAATCCATTAGGAACGAGCAGAATATCGTTTATCGCCTGGGTGAGCTGGTTTACGTTAAAAACCGGTAAGGCACCTACCAGACCTGCAACACTAAATAATATGGCGAGTGGTTTCCAGGCTTTGCCTAGACCTTCCATAATAAAATACATAGGACCACCCTGAAGTTCTCCTGCATCGTCTTTACCTCTATATAAGATAGCAAGCGTACAGGTAAAAAACTTAGTACTCATTCCTACAATTGCACTTACCCACATCCAGAAAACAGCTCCCGGACCTCCTATGGCTATGGCTACTGCAACACCGGCAATATTACCCATGCCTATAGTAGAAGAAAGTGCCGTCATTAAAGCCTGAAAATGACTTATCTCACCGGGATCATCAGGATTATCATACTTACCCCGCAAAACATTAATTGCGTGAACAAAATATTTAAAAGGAAGAAAACGCGAATAAATAAGTAAATAGGTGCCACCACCTATTAATAAAATCAAAAGCGGAAGTCCCCATATAAAAGATGCCGCTTCTGAAAAAAAATTATTAAGTTCTACCATATTCCAAATAAAAAAACCGAAAAGGAAAATACGCTTTTCGGTTCATTAAATTTTTTGTTTATCTACTAAAAATCAACCGTTAAGATAACTTAAAACATTATCTTCTATACGTTTATCTATATTAGAGAGGTCTGCTTTAACAAATGGTTCTCCAGTAATATTCTCATACAACTCAATATAGCGCTCAGAAACCGTCTCTATATAAGCATCGCTCATTACGGGAAGCTTCTGCCCTTCTAGCCCTTGAAAACCATTACTAATTAACCATTGGCGTACAAACTCTTTAGAAAGTTGCTTTTGTGCTTCTCCCTTTATTTGACGTTCTTCA
Encoded here:
- a CDS encoding response regulator — translated: MKKRVLSILLIEDDRIEVMKLKRVLSKSDLKHHLVEAKNGEEALTILQDKSNLPDIILLDLNMPKINGIEFLKILKNDSYLKYIPTVILTTSNNHNDVKECYEIGIAGYVLKPLKYEDYVEKIESLLAYWSVNELIHI
- a CDS encoding alanine/glycine:cation symporter family protein, giving the protein MVELNNFFSEAASFIWGLPLLILLIGGGTYLLIYSRFLPFKYFVHAINVLRGKYDNPDDPGEISHFQALMTALSSTIGMGNIAGVAVAIAIGGPGAVFWMWVSAIVGMSTKFFTCTLAILYRGKDDAGELQGGPMYFIMEGLGKAWKPLAILFSVAGLVGALPVFNVNQLTQAINDILLVPNGFAKSFSTDLTIGIVLAVITGVVVLGGLNRISKTASRIVPVMVGLYFIAVLAILFINASEVPLYFKLIFTDAFAANNYTGDPMFGGVVGALIVLGIRRGAFSNEAGIGTAPMAHGAAKTNEPIREGLVAMLGPFIDTIIVCTLTALSILVTGVWQTSEANGVSLTAKAFSDAMPGFGAYVLLICIAVFSISSLFSYSYYGTKCLSFIFGTKYKYLYNYFYIGSILLGATTSLSLMINLIDTFFALMAIPTMLTTLILAPKVMVRAREYFKKVRV